The genomic DNA CGGCACTGTGAAAATTTTTTTCCAGGAAACTGTTTTTGCTTTTTCTCCTTCCATCAACATCGGGTTCCGTCCGCGATACAGCATGCTTGAATTCTCACTTCGATTCGGCCCTTTTATTCCATTCTATAATAAAGGAGGATTAAATTTTTTCTACCGCGACAGTGATTCAGACGACACGCACAGTTTTCCGAATGCATTCGGAACAGTTCCGATGCACGGCTTCGGTGTGCAATCACATTTTAACGGGAAATCTGTTCCGGATGCGCCTTACCCGATAAGCGGATGGATGCTGAGTTTCAGAGTGGGATTCAACAGCGGAAATATTGCAGGGCATCATCATTATCATAACTAAAAAAAATACCAAAAGACAAATTTCAGGTCACAAAAAATAAATCGCAAACAAATTATTTCTGAACAATTATTTTCTGCGAATAAGTTCTCTCCCCGTTTTTCAAAGTCACGAAATAAATTCCATCCGGCTGGGAAGAAAGATCGATTGTTGATTTTTCATTGTTGATCGTTGATTTGAAAATGATCTCTCCGGTGGAATTGCAAACTGAAATTTCTCCGGTGGTAAATGAAGTATTGATCGTAAAAATTCCACCGGAAGGATTCGGATAAATGAGAATTTTCGCCTGTGAATTCTCCATCAGAATATTCGTGGCCACCGCGAGATACATTTGCCCGTCAGAAGCTGTTACGTTCGATCTCATTCCTGCCGCGTCAACGCTGGTTACGCTCACATAATAATGCTGGAGATTTACCAATGTCAATGCAGTGGCTGTAACAGAAGTTGAATTCCCATTATTGGTCCACGCCACAACATCAGCGGCTCCGGGCGTTGTACCGATCGCGAAATAATAATTTGCAATTCCGGAATTAACATCGGTGGAATTTGTCCAGTTTGCCTGCAATTGTGTTCCGTTGAAAGTGGTGTCAATGTCAATTGCCGTTCCGTCGTTTACAACATTTATTATTGAAGGATGTGAAAGATCAATATTGTAATTCTGCGATTGGACGGCGCTTACATTTTTTGCTGCATCCACCACGACTGATCTTACTTTTCCTGCTGGAGAAGATGGATTCTGATTTTCATAACGCATGTCGCACGAAGCGCACGCGCCTATGTTCACCAGCGCGGATGCACTCACCGCACGCGAGCGATACACGCGGAAATTATCGATCTGCCAGTCGCAATTTCCGCTGCGGAATGAAATATAATTCCCGGTACTGATCGGTGATGAATCGGTGTAACTGCCAATGAAAATATTATCCTGGTACACTTCTATTTTTCCGGTGATGCGGTCGTAGATCACTTTCCAGTCGTACCACTGACTTGCGTTCACCGTCATCGGAACAGAGCTCACCAATGAGAAAACATCGTTGGTCACTTTATAGAATTCGCACACGCTTTGATCGACGCGGAACCAGACGAAATAATTATTGCCGCGATTCGTCAGTGTTGGATTATCGCAGAAAAAATGAAATCCTGCGCGGCGATTATTTCCTGTGCCGGAAATTTTCCCGGACCAGTTGTACAGGTATTCATTGGAAAGATTCTCCGTGAGCGGCGCATAAATATTCGTATTGCTCAGCGACTGATCGTTCTGATCGAGCGCTCCTGAATTAATGCCCCACGTTCCTGTCATTGTTGTCCAATCAGAATTTATTGCAGCAAGATCAAAGTCATCGGCAAAAAAACCTCTTGTATTATTCGCACGCCATTCTGTTCCGTTGAAATCAGAAACCTGATAAAAACTTTTATCCACGCCGCTTCCACAACTGTTATCGGCATCGGTAAATGAAATATTGAAACCCGCAGTATCCCATAATTGCGGAGTGGAAATAACTGTAGTAGGAATGGTATGATCGAAAACAGGGCCGATGCAGGAAACGATACAACTTCCTCCGGCAGTATTCAGTTTAATATTCCCGATGCTGTCGATCTGCGCAATGGAAGGAATTGTTCCCTGCCCATAACCGGAATTCGGAAAAACAATATAATCGATGATAGCAGCGGAAGTTCCTCCTGTGCGCGCATCAGGATCAACACCGATCTGGCTTGCTAAATAAATGGAACCTTCGCCAAGACTCGCGGCCGGGCCTGCATCTGCGTAGATCGCAAAACAACTTTGTCCTGTTGTGGTATTGTAAACGTAACCGACATCGCCGATGTGAATACTTCCATTGGAAACAACAGAAGAAGGCAGAACAAAAAACGGAACGGTTTCGGAATTGCAATAACGCAGCGGATTGGAAACCGCATAATTTGAATTCACCAGCGAAGTAGTAGAAACATACATTCCGGGATAAGGATCACTTGCTGTTTGCAGAATAGGATTTTGCCCCGATGCATCGGCCACTACTCCCCACCAGTTCCCGGTGTAGCCGGCATTCGCTGTCCAGTCGAGGCCGCTGTTGTTGGGGCCATAAGCGCGCGGACTTCCATCGGCATCGATGTACATTTTTGCGCGGTACATGGTATTGCCGGTGGGATTCTGCAGGTACACATCAAAATTCTGGATCGTTTGTTCGTAGGTAAGATTGCAAACTACCTGTGCGAAGCAGAAATTGGTTGCAGAAAAAAGAAATAAAGTGAACAGTTTTTTCACGCCGCAAATATAGAACGCTTTTGCAATACCGATTGTTATTTGTTAATAACGATTTTTTGAGAGAATATTTTCTCGTCGGTCTTTAACATCACAAAATAAATTCCGTTTGGCTGACCGGTTAAATCAATTGTTGATTGTAGATCGTTGATCGTTGATTCGAAAATACTTTGCCCAAGCATATTGCAAACAGAAATTTCTCCGTTGGTAGTGTTGGAATACAACGTGAAGATTCCGGAGGAGGGATTGGGGAAAAGGGAGAGAGAGGCAAGGGAATTGTTTTCATTGATGCCTAATGGCATAAATTGATATCTAAATATTGTGCCATGACTATAAACTCCACCAACAGTCGTCATTCCATAAAGATAACTTCCAATTACTAACAATGAACCACCGGGACCAGCACCTGTCGCTGCGCCAAAAAAATCAAGATATTTTGTGTACGAAGTTCCATCATTTCTTATTTTAAATAAAGTTCCCCATGCGCTTACTCCACCACCGGCGGTCATTCCATATAAGAATGATCCGTTGCAAATCAGGGAACCATAGGGACTGCTTCCATTTGTTGCACCAGCAAAATCCAGTAATTTGACATATCCGGTTCCATCTGGCATTATTTTAAAAATTGTTCCATCTGTATTTACTCCACCCTGCGTTGTCATTCCATATAAAAAAGTTCCGTCGGAAGCTAGAGAACCTTCAGGATATTTTCCATTTGATGTTCCCAAAAAATCAAGCAGTCTTGCATATCCTGTTCCGTCAGGTAAAATCTTAAATATCGTTCCATCGTTATTGATTCCCCCATACTGAGTCATCCCATACAAATAATTACCATCATATGTAAAAGTACCCCAGGGAAAACTGCCGGTCGTTGAGAGAGAAAAATCAAGCAATTTTAAATAGCCCGTCCCATCAGGCAAAATTTTAAATATTGTTCCATCGTTATTGATTCCCCCTCGTTTAGTCATTCCATAAAGAAAAGTTCCGTCAGAAATAAGAGAACCATCGGGTTCGTTTCCGTTAGACGCTCCAGCAAAATCCAAAAGTTTCATATAACCTGTTCCGTCAGTTAATATTTTAAAAATTGTTCCTTTACCATATGTTCCGCCCGTAGAAGTCATTCCATATAGAAATGTTCCATCATAGTATAAATCACCAACAGGTTGAGCTCCATTTATGAAAAAATTAAAATTCATCAAGGTGTCATACGCCGTTCCATCTAATTTTATTTTAAAGATATTTCCATACGAATTAGTTCCACCTTGATAATTCATTCCATACAAAAACGTCCCGTCTGAAATAAGAGAACCGGAAGGTTGACCACCATTAGTCGTTCCGTTGAAATCAAATAGTTTTGTATACTGCCCTTTCATCAATAAAGCATTTCCAACAAAAAATAAAATCAAAAAAAATATCCTTTTCATCACGGTAAGATTTGCGAATAGGTTGATCAAATATAGAACATCCAAATCATAAAATCCATTCTACCAAATTTTCCCTCACAAAAAAAAGGCCGGCTTCCGCCGACCTCTTTCAAATCTCAAATTTTTGAATCTATTTCGTAAACAACATTTCCCTGTATTTCGGAAGCGGCCACATTTCATCGGCAACTATGGCTTCTAATTTATCTACGTGTTCGCGGATAATTTCGAAACACGGTTTCACTTTATTGCAATACGCATCTGTACGTTTTTTCATGTCGTCGATGTTGTTTGCTTTTCTCCTTTCATCGATCATCGCTTCCACGTTTGTTTTTATTCCGTTCACATGATCGGAAATTGAAGTGATCATTTCCAATTGTGTGGCAGCGGCTTTTTTGAATGCGCCGGCGTCGAGTACACTTTTCAGCCCGGTAACATTGGTGATGAGTGTATTCTGGTATTGCAGCGCAGTCGGAATAATGACGTTCACTGCAAGATCGCCCATGACGCGCGATTCGATCTGGATTTTTTTCACGTACGTTTCGAGATAAATTTCATAGCGTGCGTGCTGCTCGCGTTCGGTGAGCACGTTGTGACGCTCAAACATTTTCATGAATTTTTTATTCGTCCATGCTTCGAGCGCTTCCGGCGTGGTTTTGAAATTACTCAGCCCGCGTTTATTTGCTTCCTTCACCCACTCCTCGCCATAACCGTTTCCTTCGAAGCGGATGCGTTTGCTTGCCACAATATAATCGCGCAGCACCTGGAAGATGGCGACATCTTTTTCTTTTCCTTTTGAGATGAGTGCGTCCACATCTTTTTTGAATTCGGTGAGCTGATCGGCGACGATCGTGCTGAGCACCGTCATGGCGCCCGAACAATTTGCGGAAGAACCGACGGCGCGGAATTCAAATTTATTACCGGTGAATGCGAACGGAGAAGTTCTGTTACGATCGGTATTGTCGAGCAGAATGTCCGGAACTTTTATCACATTTAATTTCAACGCTGTTTTTTCGTCAGGCGACATTTTTCCGCTTTTCACTCTCGCTTCAATTTCATTGAGCGTTGAAGACAATTGCGATCCGAGAAAAACAGACATGATCGCAGGAGGCGCTTCATTCGCACCAAGGCGATGATCATTTCCTGACGAAGCGATGGTTGCGCGCAGCAGATCGGAATTATCATGAAATGCTTTTATCGTATTCACAAAAAAAGTAAGGAACTGCAGATTCGTCTTCGGCGTTTTTCCCGGGCTCAATAAATTTTTTCCGGTATTCGTTGCCATCGACCAGTTGTTATGCTTACCGCTTCCATTTACGCCTGCAAATGGTTTCTCGTGCAGCAACACGCAGAAATCATGGCGGCGCGCAACTTTCTGCATCAGGTCCATGAGCAATTGATTGTGATCGACCGCTAAATTTATTTCTTCGAAGATCGGCGCGCACTCGAATTGATTCGGCGCAACTTCATTGTGACGCGTTTTAATTGGAATACCAAGTTTGTGCGCTTCAATTTCGAGATCGCGCATGAACGCGGTGGCGCGATCCGGAATGGAACCGAAATAATGATCTTCGAGTTGTTGTCCTTTCGCCGGCGCAGCTCCGAATAAAGTTCTTCCTGTTGTTGCGAGATCGGGACGCGCATTGTGCAGCGCTTCGTCCACGAGAAAATATTCCTGCTCCCACCCGAGTGTCGCAATTACTTTCGTGATGTTCTTATCGAAATACTGGCACACATCGACAGCCGATTTATCGAGCGCATGCAATGCTTTCAGCAACGGAGTTTTAAAATCGAGCGTGTCGCCGGTGTAAGAAACAAAAATGGTAGGAATGCAAAGTGTATCGCCGATGATGAATGCAGGTGAAGAAGGATCCCACGCGGTATAACCCCGCGCTTCGAATGTATTTCTTATTCCCCCGCTTGGAAAACTGGAAGCGTCCGGTTCTTGTTGTGCTAATTGTCCACCGCCAAAACGTTCAATTGCTCTTCCACCTTCTATGGGTTCAAAAAATGCATCGTGTTTTTCTGCGGTTGCTCCTGTGAGGGGTTGAAACCAGTGCGTGTAATGCGAAGCGCCTTTTGAAATGGCCCATGATTTCATTCCCGCAGCAATTGCTTCCGCCATTTTCCTGTCTATGCGTTCGCCTTTTTCTATTGCACCTTCTACACTATTGTAAGCTTCTTCGGAAAGATGAAGACGCATGGCATCTTTTCCGAAAACATTTTCACCGAAATAAGCGGCTACACCACCTGCAGGCGTATCTACCCATAAAGGTTTGCGCGACATGGATTGTTCGAGGGCTTTGAAGCGGATTTTGGACATGGAAGTATTATTTTTTAAGTTTCGGGAGCAAATTTATCCAAAAACATGGGGGTGCTTCTTTAAAAAGTGTACTTTTTTTGTAAA from Bacteroidota bacterium includes the following:
- a CDS encoding T9SS type A sorting domain-containing protein, with the translated sequence MKKLFTLFLFSATNFCFAQVVCNLTYEQTIQNFDVYLQNPTGNTMYRAKMYIDADGSPRAYGPNNSGLDWTANAGYTGNWWGVVADASGQNPILQTASDPYPGMYVSTTSLVNSNYAVSNPLRYCNSETVPFFVLPSSVVSNGSIHIGDVGYVYNTTTGQSCFAIYADAGPAASLGEGSIYLASQIGVDPDARTGGTSAAIIDYIVFPNSGYGQGTIPSIAQIDSIGNIKLNTAGGSCIVSCIGPVFDHTIPTTVISTPQLWDTAGFNISFTDADNSCGSGVDKSFYQVSDFNGTEWRANNTRGFFADDFDLAAINSDWTTMTGTWGINSGALDQNDQSLSNTNIYAPLTENLSNEYLYNWSGKISGTGNNRRAGFHFFCDNPTLTNRGNNYFVWFRVDQSVCEFYKVTNDVFSLVSSVPMTVNASQWYDWKVIYDRITGKIEVYQDNIFIGSYTDSSPISTGNYISFRSGNCDWQIDNFRVYRSRAVSASALVNIGACASCDMRYENQNPSSPAGKVRSVVVDAAKNVSAVQSQNYNIDLSHPSIINVVNDGTAIDIDTTFNGTQLQANWTNSTDVNSGIANYYFAIGTTPGAADVVAWTNNGNSTSVTATALTLVNLQHYYVSVTSVDAAGMRSNVTASDGQMYLAVATNILMENSQAKILIYPNPSGGIFTINTSFTTGEISVCNSTGEIIFKSTINNEKSTIDLSSQPDGIYFVTLKNGERTYSQKIIVQK
- a CDS encoding T9SS type A sorting domain-containing protein, which gives rise to MKRIFFLILFFVGNALLMKGQYTKLFDFNGTTNGGQPSGSLISDGTFLYGMNYQGGTNSYGNIFKIKLDGTAYDTLMNFNFFINGAQPVGDLYYDGTFLYGMTSTGGTYGKGTIFKILTDGTGYMKLLDFAGASNGNEPDGSLISDGTFLYGMTKRGGINNDGTIFKILPDGTGYLKLLDFSLSTTGSFPWGTFTYDGNYLYGMTQYGGINNDGTIFKILPDGTGYARLLDFLGTSNGKYPEGSLASDGTFLYGMTTQGGVNTDGTIFKIMPDGTGYVKLLDFAGATNGSSPYGSLICNGSFLYGMTAGGGVSAWGTLFKIRNDGTSYTKYLDFFGAATGAGPGGSLLVIGSYLYGMTTVGGVYSHGTIFRYQFMPLGINENNSLASLSLFPNPSSGIFTLYSNTTNGEISVCNMLGQSIFESTINDLQSTIDLTGQPNGIYFVMLKTDEKIFSQKIVINK
- a CDS encoding glutamine synthetase III, translating into MSKIRFKALEQSMSRKPLWVDTPAGGVAAYFGENVFGKDAMRLHLSEEAYNSVEGAIEKGERIDRKMAEAIAAGMKSWAISKGASHYTHWFQPLTGATAEKHDAFFEPIEGGRAIERFGGGQLAQQEPDASSFPSGGIRNTFEARGYTAWDPSSPAFIIGDTLCIPTIFVSYTGDTLDFKTPLLKALHALDKSAVDVCQYFDKNITKVIATLGWEQEYFLVDEALHNARPDLATTGRTLFGAAPAKGQQLEDHYFGSIPDRATAFMRDLEIEAHKLGIPIKTRHNEVAPNQFECAPIFEEINLAVDHNQLLMDLMQKVARRHDFCVLLHEKPFAGVNGSGKHNNWSMATNTGKNLLSPGKTPKTNLQFLTFFVNTIKAFHDNSDLLRATIASSGNDHRLGANEAPPAIMSVFLGSQLSSTLNEIEARVKSGKMSPDEKTALKLNVIKVPDILLDNTDRNRTSPFAFTGNKFEFRAVGSSANCSGAMTVLSTIVADQLTEFKKDVDALISKGKEKDVAIFQVLRDYIVASKRIRFEGNGYGEEWVKEANKRGLSNFKTTPEALEAWTNKKFMKMFERHNVLTEREQHARYEIYLETYVKKIQIESRVMGDLAVNVIIPTALQYQNTLITNVTGLKSVLDAGAFKKAAATQLEMITSISDHVNGIKTNVEAMIDERRKANNIDDMKKRTDAYCNKVKPCFEIIREHVDKLEAIVADEMWPLPKYREMLFTK